A genome region from Vicia villosa cultivar HV-30 ecotype Madison, WI unplaced genomic scaffold, Vvil1.0 ctg.005015F_1_1, whole genome shotgun sequence includes the following:
- the LOC131642441 gene encoding copper transporter 6-like: MTMSCTAPGNGFQSNSTVATMLGRRRIPIHTSFYWGHKTVILFRCWPGDSAGMYAVALILVFVMAVLVEWLSFTNIVKLKPGSSNDVVGSLLRTGLYGIRTGFSYLVMLAVMSFNGGVFLAAIFGHVIGFMVFGTMAILKKSGGLDSAKQ; encoded by the coding sequence ATGACTATGTCGTGTACCGCCCCCGGAAACGGTTTTCAGTCCAACTCCACGGTGGCGACGATGTTGGGGCGGAGGAGAATTCCGATACACACGTCGTTCTACTGGGGACACAAAACGGTCATACTATTCCGTTGCTGGCCCGGCGACAGCGCCGGCATGTACGCGGTGGCGTTGATTCTTGTTTTTGTGATGGCGGTTTTGGTTGAGTGGCTTTCGTTTACTAACATTGTGAAACTCAAACCTGGGAGTTCAAACGACGTTGTTGGGTCGCTTCTTAGGACGGGACTGTACGGTATTCGTACTGGTTTCTCGTACTTGGTTATGTTGGCGGTTATGTCGTTTAATGGTGGCGTGTTTCTCGCCGCGATTTTCGGTCATGTTATTGGGTTTATGGTTTTTGGAACTATGGCTATTTTGAAGAAATCAGGTGGGTTGGATTCTGCCAAACAGTAG